In one window of Leifsonia sp. NPDC080035 DNA:
- a CDS encoding DUF1206 domain-containing protein: MTSPSRAAARVENSTTVRVLARVGLASIGILHILIGGLALAVAFGSGGNADQSGALQALVAVPGGLFAVWLIIVGLIALSLWQILVAVTAHGAGTRALEVIKCVVYAALAVVAVSIASGGGHDASSSERSLSGRLLGMPGGVFVLAIIGLAIVGTGVGFIRNGVTHRFERDLRLPPNQLAGVITVLGRVGYIAKGIALLLVGGLVVTGAITYDPSKAGGLDGSLKALTQVPYGVVLLVLIALGLIAYGAFWCIRAVGARL, translated from the coding sequence ATGACCTCCCCGTCCCGGGCAGCCGCCCGCGTCGAGAACAGCACGACTGTCCGCGTCCTCGCGCGGGTCGGGCTCGCCTCCATCGGCATCCTGCACATCCTGATCGGCGGCCTCGCCCTCGCCGTCGCGTTCGGCTCCGGCGGCAACGCCGACCAGTCCGGCGCGCTGCAGGCGCTCGTCGCCGTGCCCGGCGGCCTGTTCGCCGTCTGGCTGATCATCGTCGGGCTGATCGCCCTTTCCCTGTGGCAGATCCTCGTGGCTGTCACCGCGCACGGCGCGGGGACCAGGGCACTGGAGGTCATCAAGTGCGTCGTCTACGCCGCGCTCGCGGTCGTCGCCGTCTCCATCGCCTCCGGCGGCGGGCACGATGCGTCGTCGTCGGAACGCTCACTGAGCGGCCGGCTGCTCGGCATGCCGGGAGGCGTCTTCGTGCTGGCGATCATCGGCCTCGCCATCGTCGGCACCGGCGTCGGCTTCATCCGCAACGGCGTTACCCACCGCTTCGAGCGGGACCTGCGGCTGCCGCCCAACCAGCTGGCGGGCGTCATCACGGTGCTCGGGCGCGTCGGCTACATCGCGAAGGGAATCGCGCTGCTCCTCGTCGGCGGGCTGGTCGTGACGGGGGCGATCACCTACGACCCGTCGAAGGCCGGCGGCCTCGACGGCAGCCTGAAGGCGCTCACGCAGGTGCCGTACGGCGTTGTCCTGCTGGTGCTCATCGCCCTCGGGCTGATCGCGTACGGCGCGTTCTGGTGCATCCGGGCCGTCGGCGCCCGCCTCTGA
- the nusA gene encoding transcription termination factor NusA has translation MDIDLSVLRLMEREKEIPFDELVQIIEQAILTAYLKHTNQADHRHGHGDTPPAARVHLDRKTGHVTVYVPERDEEGNVIGEAEDSPSDFGRIAAFAAKQVINQRLRDIADDAVLGEFRGREGDIVAGVIQQGPNPRMIHIDLGSVEAILPPEEQVPGEEYTHGSRIRVYVTSVAKGPKGPSITVSRTHPALVRKLFALEVPEIASGVVEIVSLAREAGHRTKIAVRATEPGVNAKGACIGELGQRVRAVTAELNNEKIDIVDYSPDLATFVSSALSPAKVTSAFIIDENLKAVRALVPDYQLSLAIGKEGQNARLAAKLTGAKIDIQPDSILDRD, from the coding sequence ATGGACATCGACCTCAGCGTCTTGCGTCTGATGGAGCGCGAGAAGGAGATCCCGTTCGACGAGCTGGTGCAGATCATCGAACAGGCCATCCTGACCGCCTATCTGAAGCACACCAACCAGGCCGACCACCGGCACGGGCACGGCGACACGCCGCCCGCCGCACGCGTGCACCTGGACCGCAAGACGGGGCATGTCACCGTCTACGTCCCCGAGCGGGACGAGGAGGGCAACGTCATCGGCGAGGCCGAGGACAGCCCGAGCGACTTCGGCCGCATCGCGGCGTTCGCGGCCAAGCAGGTGATCAACCAGCGGTTGCGCGACATCGCGGACGACGCGGTGCTCGGCGAGTTCCGCGGCCGCGAGGGCGACATCGTCGCCGGTGTCATCCAGCAGGGGCCGAACCCGCGGATGATCCACATCGATCTCGGCAGCGTGGAGGCCATCCTGCCCCCCGAGGAGCAGGTGCCGGGCGAGGAGTACACGCACGGGTCGCGCATCCGCGTGTACGTCACCAGCGTCGCGAAGGGGCCGAAGGGTCCGTCGATCACCGTGTCCCGCACCCACCCGGCGCTCGTGCGCAAGCTGTTCGCCCTCGAGGTGCCGGAGATCGCGAGCGGTGTCGTCGAGATCGTGTCGCTCGCCCGTGAGGCCGGTCACCGCACCAAGATCGCGGTGCGCGCGACGGAGCCGGGCGTGAACGCGAAGGGCGCCTGCATCGGAGAGCTCGGCCAGCGTGTCCGCGCGGTCACGGCGGAGCTCAACAACGAGAAGATCGACATCGTCGACTACTCGCCGGATCTTGCGACGTTCGTCTCCAGCGCCCTCTCGCCCGCCAAGGTGACGAGCGCCTTCATCATCGACGAGAATCTCAAGGCCGTGCGCGCGCTCGTCCCCGACTACCAGCTGTCGCTGGCGATCGGCAAGGAGGGCCAGAACGCCCGCCTCGCCGCGAAGCTCACCGGCGCGAAGATCGACATCCAGCCGGACTCCATCCTCGACCGCGACTAG
- a CDS encoding cell wall-binding repeat-containing protein, with protein MSASDRDPSGGHAAGSRRTHSRLAVLAIGAIAAVALVPLGEAPPPASAATIAWTQFGNGPSHTGVNDAETQLVPSTVGSLSALFTATLPGVSDGQAVLQPAVATAGGTRDLLFVTTKDGWIVALDAATGASVWSHQNGPGSCRINNGSSTCFTTSSPAIDPSGAWVYSYGLDGKVHKYAIGTGTEVRSGGWPETTTAKPWDEKMSPALTIATVGGHSYLYASNGGYPGDRGDYQGHVTTIDLGTGAQRVFNTLCSNLTVHFAPAPATDCATVQSAVWARPSVVYDAGTNRVLFSTGNATFDGTHNWGDSVLAINPDGTGAGGGPVDSYTPTNQQQLDQQDLDLGSTAPQVVTAPSGSSVPHLAVQSGKDAKIRLLNTANLSGTGHAGALGGELQSIAVPQGGQVLTQPANWVDRATGTSWVLVANGNGIAGLKLQAGTGGKPALVPVWTSATGGTTPIVAGGVLYYLSKSGVRALDPTTGKQLWTDPAGASGLHWQSPIVANGRLYFPDGGGKLRAFALPAGAQTVTRLAGSDRHATSAAVSAASFPPGAPVAYVASGLQFADAVSGSPAAARAGGPMLLVTPTSVPASIQTELTRLHPGRIVVLGGTGAVSDGVLSALRGFTTGTVTRISGTDRYATSAAISRATSATGTVAYIASGDLFPDALSAGALAARTAGAPVLLVTASGIPAVVGTELARLKPASIVVVGGAGAVSDAVLASLKGYTAGTVTRLGGGDRYATSAAVATRFGAGPANAFVASGATFADALSSAAAAGAQGAPLLLTTPTAVPSTIGSALQRLAPRHITLVGGTGSVSDAVQSALAAYVR; from the coding sequence ATGTCTGCATCGGATCGGGATCCGTCCGGGGGCCACGCGGCGGGATCACGCCGCACGCACTCCCGGCTCGCCGTGCTCGCGATCGGCGCCATCGCCGCCGTCGCGCTCGTGCCGCTCGGTGAGGCTCCTCCCCCCGCGTCCGCCGCCACGATCGCGTGGACGCAGTTCGGCAACGGGCCCTCCCACACGGGCGTCAACGACGCCGAGACGCAACTGGTCCCGTCGACGGTCGGCTCGCTCTCGGCGCTCTTCACGGCGACGCTCCCCGGGGTGTCCGACGGGCAGGCCGTGCTGCAACCGGCCGTGGCCACCGCGGGCGGCACCAGGGATCTGCTCTTCGTCACCACCAAGGACGGCTGGATCGTCGCCCTGGACGCCGCGACGGGTGCGAGCGTCTGGTCCCACCAGAACGGACCGGGGTCCTGCAGGATCAACAACGGATCCAGCACCTGCTTCACGACATCCTCCCCCGCGATCGACCCGAGCGGCGCCTGGGTCTACAGCTACGGGCTCGACGGCAAGGTGCACAAGTACGCGATCGGCACCGGGACCGAGGTGCGCTCTGGCGGCTGGCCGGAGACGACGACGGCCAAGCCGTGGGACGAGAAGATGTCGCCTGCCCTGACGATCGCCACGGTCGGCGGCCACAGCTACCTCTACGCGTCGAACGGCGGCTACCCCGGCGACCGCGGCGACTACCAGGGCCACGTGACCACGATCGACCTGGGGACGGGCGCGCAGCGCGTGTTCAATACGCTGTGCAGCAACCTGACCGTGCACTTCGCCCCCGCCCCGGCCACGGACTGCGCCACGGTGCAGTCGGCGGTGTGGGCGCGCCCGAGCGTCGTCTACGACGCCGGCACGAACCGCGTGCTGTTCTCGACCGGGAACGCGACCTTCGATGGGACGCACAACTGGGGCGACAGCGTCCTGGCGATCAACCCGGACGGCACGGGCGCCGGAGGCGGCCCCGTCGACAGCTACACGCCGACGAACCAGCAGCAGCTCGACCAACAGGACCTCGACCTCGGAAGCACGGCGCCGCAGGTGGTGACCGCCCCGTCCGGCTCGTCCGTTCCGCACCTGGCGGTGCAGTCCGGCAAGGACGCGAAGATCCGGCTGCTGAACACCGCGAACCTCAGCGGAACGGGCCACGCGGGTGCGCTCGGAGGGGAGCTGCAGTCCATCGCCGTCCCGCAGGGCGGCCAGGTCCTCACGCAGCCGGCGAACTGGGTGGATCGGGCGACCGGCACCTCCTGGGTCCTGGTCGCCAACGGCAACGGGATCGCCGGTCTCAAGCTGCAGGCGGGAACGGGCGGGAAGCCCGCGCTCGTCCCGGTCTGGACCTCCGCGACGGGCGGCACCACGCCGATCGTCGCGGGCGGGGTGCTGTACTACCTGTCGAAGTCCGGCGTCCGCGCCCTCGACCCGACCACGGGGAAGCAGCTCTGGACCGACCCGGCCGGCGCGTCCGGACTGCACTGGCAGAGCCCGATCGTGGCGAACGGCCGCCTCTACTTCCCCGATGGAGGCGGCAAGCTCCGCGCCTTCGCCCTCCCGGCCGGCGCCCAGACGGTGACGCGCCTCGCCGGGTCGGACCGGCACGCCACCAGCGCCGCGGTCTCCGCGGCGTCCTTCCCGCCCGGCGCTCCGGTGGCCTATGTGGCGTCCGGACTGCAGTTCGCCGACGCCGTGTCCGGCTCCCCGGCAGCCGCCCGCGCGGGCGGCCCGATGCTCCTCGTCACCCCGACCTCCGTTCCGGCGAGCATCCAGACCGAACTGACACGGCTGCATCCCGGCCGCATCGTCGTCCTCGGCGGCACCGGCGCGGTCTCGGACGGCGTGCTCTCCGCTCTGCGCGGCTTCACGACGGGCACCGTGACGCGGATCTCCGGGACGGACAGGTACGCGACCAGTGCGGCGATCTCCCGCGCGACGTCGGCGACGGGCACGGTCGCGTACATCGCATCGGGCGATCTGTTCCCCGACGCGCTCTCGGCCGGAGCCCTGGCCGCACGGACGGCGGGAGCGCCGGTCCTGCTGGTGACGGCGTCCGGCATCCCCGCCGTCGTCGGGACCGAGCTCGCGCGGCTGAAGCCGGCCTCGATCGTGGTCGTCGGCGGCGCGGGCGCGGTGTCGGACGCGGTGCTCGCGTCGTTGAAGGGATACACGGCGGGCACCGTCACGCGGCTCGGCGGCGGGGACCGCTACGCGACCAGCGCCGCGGTGGCCACGCGGTTCGGGGCCGGGCCCGCGAACGCGTTCGTCGCCTCCGGCGCCACCTTCGCGGATGCGCTGTCCTCTGCCGCAGCGGCGGGAGCGCAGGGCGCCCCCCTCCTGCTGACGACGCCGACCGCCGTGCCGTCGACGATCGGATCCGCGCTGCAGCGCCTGGCCCCGCGCCACATCACCCTCGTCGGCGGCACCGGCTCGGTCAGCGACGCGGTGCAGAGCGCCCTCGCCGCCTACGTGCGCTAG
- a CDS encoding YlxR family protein, whose product MEAVRTCVGCRSRAPRSSLLRVVVRNSELVADPSATLPGRGAWLHPVDGCLDIALKRRAFGRALRVEGTPDPTALKGLLTRTG is encoded by the coding sequence ATGGAAGCTGTCAGAACGTGCGTCGGATGCCGTTCTCGCGCTCCCCGGTCCTCACTTCTGAGGGTCGTCGTCCGGAATTCGGAACTCGTGGCGGATCCCTCCGCCACACTCCCCGGGCGGGGCGCGTGGCTGCATCCGGTCGACGGGTGTCTCGACATCGCCCTCAAACGCCGTGCCTTCGGGCGCGCGCTGCGGGTGGAGGGAACGCCCGACCCGACGGCCCTGAAGGGCCTACTTACGAGAACAGGCTGA